The Rickettsiales bacterium DNA window CTCCCACTAGAATTTGTCCAGTCTCGTGACAGCATTAATCGCTAGTTTTTTCTTTTGGGGTCAAAAATTTCAACACCCACTTCTCTCAGTAATAATGAAACGCTTAACCGTGTTTTGAGTAGCCCTCTATCGACATCCTAATTTTGAGCTGTTATAGATGCTCTATGCATTGGCGTTTTTTATTCATTTTAGTCCCCTTCTTTTTGCTGACAGGCTGTAGTGACTCTGTTGAGCAGGAAGAAGCTGAACTGGCCGAAGTTGAAAAACTCGACCCGGTTCAAGATTTATACAATGACGCCCTCGACTCGCTAAATGAGTCTGATTGGAAATCAGCGCGCAAACAATTTGAAGAAGTGGAGCGCCAGCACCCTTATTCTGTCTGGGCGAAGAAGGCACAAATGCTCGGCGCTTATGCCCATTATAAGAATCAAGATTACGAAGAAGGTATCGCCATTTTGCAGCGTTATGTTCAGCTCTACCCCGGTGATGAGCAAGCCGCTTACGCCTATTACCTGATCGCGCTTTCTTATTACGAACAAATTTCTGATGTGGGCCGCGATCAATCCATGACGAAAGATGCGTTACTCGCCTTAAATGAAGTGATGCGCCGTTTCCCTAAATCCGATTATGCGCGTGATGCAACCTTGAAAAAGGACCTGACGGTTGATCATCTCGCCGGTAAGGAAATGGAAATTGGCCGCTATTATATTTCGCGCAAAGAGTATCTCTCGGCGCTCAAACGTTTCAAAAAAATCGTGGATGATTACCAAGGCACCACCCATGTGCCTGAAGCATTGCATCGTATGGTCGAACTTTACATCAAACTCGGCGTCATCGAAGAAGCGAAGAATTATGCCGCCGTGCTTGGCCATAATTACCCGACCAGCGAGTGGTATGAAGATAGCTATCGCCTGATGGCATTGGGTGGCGACGGCAAAGCATCAAAAGGCGATGGCTTTTTGGGCCTCTTCTAAAAACTGATGCTGCAGCAACTTTCCATTGCTAACTTCATTCTCGTTGAGCGCTGCCAGATGGATTTTTCCGATGGTTTATGCGTCCTCACCGGTGAAACAGGTGCAGGTAAATCTATTTTACTTGGTGCACTAGGCTTATTGTTGGGCGAACGTGCAGCAGGGCAGCCCCTATTCGATACGTCACAAGCCGCCACGCTCACCGCTGAATTTAACTTAAGCGACTCTATCAGAACATTCTGCGAAGAAAACGGGCTTATGATAGAAGATGACAATCTACTATTACGCCGCCAATTACTGCCTGATGGCAAGAGCCGCGCCTTTATTAATGACCAACCGGTTAGCGTCGCCTTACTTAAAATGCTCGGCGAGCAGTTGATGGAAGTTCATGGCCAGCAAGGCCAACGCGCTCTCACTGATAAATCCATCCAGCGCGAAATGCTGGATCGTTTTGGTCGCCATGAAACGCTCCTCGCATCCGTTGGAAAGGCTTACACAGATTGGCAAAAAATTGTCGCCACGCGTGCTGCCAAACAAGCGGCCATTGAACAAGCCGCGGCGCAGGAAGATTACTTCCGCCATATTCACGGCGAGCTTTCCAAACTCTCACCGCAACAAGGCGAAGAAGAAGATCTCGCCGTCAAACGCCGTCAAATGATGCAGGCGGAAAAACTCGGTGGCTTACTGCAACAAGCACAGAGTGAACTCGCGGGTGCTAATCCGGTGGAAGAAGCCTTGGCGCGCGCCGCTCGCTTACTCACCCGCTCGGATAGTGAGGGTGAAAACCTTGTGCTGGATAACCTGCTTGAGTCGCTCGATTCTGCGCAGCAATCGACCGCAGAAGCGCTACAATATCTCGACTCGCTAATTATGGATGCAGGCTATGACCCTAAAGAGTTGGATACGATCGAAACCCGCCTCTTTGATCTACGCGGCGCCGCACGCAAACATAAGCGCACCGTCGATGAACTCGCCAATTATTTAATCGAAATTGATGAAGCCCTTAAAAGCCTCGATTCAGATGAATCCGCACTGACTGGTTTGCTCGCAGAAGAAAAACAAGCACGCAGTGTTTATGAAATAGAGGCTAAAAAACTCACTACCCTCCGCGCAAAATCCAGCGAGAAACTAGCTGAAAAAGTCATGGTCGAGCTCGCACCCCTCAAAATGGGATCCACCCAATTCCAAGTTACGCTCACGCCGCTAGAGCCGGAGCACTGGGCAATTCACGGTATGGATAGTCTGGAATTCACCGCCTCTACCAACCCTGGAACACCGTTTGGGTCGCTGGCAAAGATCGCTTCTGGGGGTGAATTATCACGCTTCATGCTCGCGCTGAAAGTGGTGCTGGCCGAGAATGATACCGATAAAACCCTCATCTTTGATGAAATTGATGCGGGTACTAGCGGCGCTGTAGCCGAGGCCATCGGCGAGCGACTTAGTCAATTAGGGAAAACCGGTCAGGTCATGTGTATTACCCATCTACCACAAGTTGCCAGCCAAGGTAGCACGCATTTTAAAGTGGAAAAACAAAGTGATGGCACTCAAACACGCACCTCTGTGATCGCACTCGACGATGCGACTCGTCGCGATGAACTGGCTGGCATGCTATCAGGCAAAACCATCACCGATGAAGCACGTAAACAAGCTGATATAATGTTAAGGGCAGTTTAGCTTCTCTGTGCCCAAGATTGTGCATTGTTAACGACCACTATATCATACTCAAGGCTTGGGCTATGTAGTTCTGTCATAAAAGCATTGCCATTGAAGGTAATGGCATTCTTTATAATCTCTTTTGCGCTTGAGTGGATTGAGTATGAATTACCTTTTCTGTCAGAAGTTGTGTTTAAGTCGCCTTCATTTTCGTTTTGAAGGATGTAAGTTGCAACGGACAAGAGGCCTGTTTTTGCGAGCGCCGTCATGTTTTCTGAATTGAGAATCTCTTTTTCTACATTAGGTTCTGTGTCTTTGTAGGGTTCATTAGCCAGAAGGTTAAGAGCTGTTAATAAGTTATATTCTCCTCTATCCTCAAAGCCTTTTAAAATTTTCATGACACATTCCATGACCAAAGCATTGGCTTGGGTTCCATCATTTAATGTGAAACTTCCTACATCGCTCATTATACTCTCCTTCTCAAAACATAGAATACATTGAAAAGATTAAGATTTTATTACATAAGTCACTTCTTATGAGCACATTGTTTGAAACGAAGAAACCCGTCGATGGTTTAAGCGAGGTTGAAGCTACGCGTGAGCTCATCTGGCTAGCGCTTGAAATCGCCGCACATGACAAACGTTATCATGGCCAAGATGCCCCGGTAATTTCGGATGGCGAATATGACAAGCTACGTCAGCGCAACGATGCGATCGAAGCTCGTTTCCCGCACTTAATTCGTAAAGATAGCCCGTCCAATCGTGTCGGCGCTCCGAGTATTAAAGGCTTCTCAAAAGTGCCACATAAAGTGCCGATGTTATCGCTGAGTAATGCATTTTCTGACGACGATATGGTCGATTTCAGCGATCGCGTAAAACGCTTCCTGAATTTAGAAGAGGGAGTTGCGCTACTAGCTGAGCCAAAGATTGATGGCCTCTCCTTCTCCGCACGTTATGAGAATGGCAAGTTTGTACGCGGTGCCACGCGCGGCGATGGGCAAACCGGTGAGGATATCACCGCCAACTTACGCACCCTTGAGAGTTTACCGAAAGAGATCCCCAACGCCCCTGTATTGTTAGAAGTACGCGGCGAAGTTTATATGAGCAAGTCAGACTTCGCGGCACTGAACGTAGCACAAGAATCCGCCGGAAGGGATGCATTCGCCAATCCACGCAACGCAGCGGCAGGCAGTTTACGTCAACTAGATTCGACCATTACAGCCAGCCGCAAGCTCTCCTATTTCGCCTATGGCTGGGGCGAGATTGAGGGCGACCATCCCACCACGCAAGAAGGTATGTTGAACTGGTTCGCAGAGATGGGATTTATGACGAACCCCCTCATGCAACGATGCGAGAATGTGGAAACCTATTACAGCCTACTGACCGAAAAACGCGCCGAACTCGATTACGATATTGATGGCATCGTTTATAAGGTAAACTCGTTAGAGTTACAGCAACGGCTAGGTTTTGTCGCGCGCGCGCCACGCTGGGCGATTGCGCGAAAATTTCCAGCGGAACAGGCACAAACGTTGCTAGAGAAAATCGAAATTCAAGTCGGGCGCACAGGAGCGCTGACTCCAGTAGCACATCTTACTCCCATTACGGTGGGCGGCGTCGTCGTCAGCCGCGCAACGCTACATAACCAAGATGAAATCTTGCGCAAAGACATCCGCGAGGGCGACACGATCATCATCCAACGCGCCGGCGATGTGATTCCGCAAGTGGTTGAAGCCATCATCGCTAAACGCCCCGCCGATAGCACGCCTTACGCCTACCCGACGACTTGCCCGGTGTGCGATAGTCACGCAGTGCGCGAGGAAGGTGAAGCCGTACTGCGTTGTACGGGCGGCCTCACTTGTGAGGCGCAGGCAAAGGAACGACTCAAACATTTTGTCAGCCGTAATGCACTCGATATTGATGGGTTAGGCGATAAACAAATTGAACTGTTTTACGGTGAAGGGATGGTGCATTCGCCGTTCGATATTTTCACTTTGGGGCCACATCGGGATAGTCTAATGTCACGTGAGGGTTTTGGAGAATTATCCGTAAACAACCTCTTTTCTGCCATTGAAACAGCACGCGAGACTTCACTGGAACGATTCATTTTTGGCCTCGGAATTCGCCATATTGGACAACGCAATGCACAGCTGCTTGCCCGGCACTTCATCACAGCACAAACGTGGTTTACAGCAATGCAGCGCGAAGGCATTGCTGCAGATTTAATTAATATCGAAGGCTTTGGCGAGGTGATGGCACAGTCTGTGGTGGAATTCTTCGCGGAGGAATCTCAATGCGATATCGTCGATCAGCTGATTGAAGTAATGAATATTCAAGATGCAAAGATTATCACCAGCGATTCACCACTGGCTGGCAAAACCGTCGTCTTTACCGGCACCCTCCTGAAAATGGGACGTAATGAGGCCAAAGCCAAGGCGGAAAGCTTGGGACTAAAGGTTTCTTCTAGCTTATCCGCCAAAACTGACTATCTAGTAGCGGGAGAAAAAGCAGGCTCAAAGCTGAAGAAAGCAACTGAGCTTGGCGTAGACATAATGGATGAAAACACATGGCTGAAACATATCTCATAAATGGCGACTATCAGGGCGATTCAACGGAAGATAACCCGTTCGCTAGTCATGAATATTATACCACACTCACGGTAGTGTGCGAAAAAGAAGCCGTGCCGATGATTGAATTGGTCTTTGAAGAAGAAGCCCTTTCAATGTCACATTTTGAGAAGGAAAAAGGCGCGCATTGGCAGATGGAAATTCTACTACCAGGCAAACGCGCGACGGTCGAACTTTCGCATATTTCAGGCATTCACAGTCACACGCTAGAAAACCTAGAAATGCAAGATTGGGTCACGGAAAATCAAAAAGACTTTCCCCCGCTAGAAATTGGAAGATTCTATATTCACGGCTCGCACCTTGCACCCAAAGCGGGCGCGATTTCGCTAGAGATTGATGCAGGCCGCGCCTTCGGTACCGGCGAGCATGCCACCACAGCAGGCTGTATTCTAGCAATGCAGGCACTTGAAGATAAAGCCTTCAAAAAGATTGTCGATGTCGGCTGCGGCACAGGCATTCTCACCCTCGCCGCAAAGCACCTATGGGCAGATGCCTTCGTGATTGGCGGCGATATGGACGAGCCATCGGTTGATACTTCCATTGAAAATGCTGCGAAAAATGGCATGACTGGCTTACCCTTCGTAACCGCAGGTGGCATGCAGCATGATAAGATTCAAGCCGCGGCACCTTACGATCTGATTATCGCCAATATCCTCGCCGGGCCACTCGTCACCCTCGCCCCTGAGATGGTCGCGGGCCTCACAGATAATGGCATGATGATCCTCTCCGGCCTATTAATTCGCCAAGAAGAAGAGGTACTGGCCGCTTACGAAGCACAAGGCCTCACCTGCACCCACCGCCTCCACCGCGATGAATGGAGCGCTCTGACGCTGCAGAGGTAAGTATCATCCGCAGTGAAGCGCCACCTGTGCTCTAGAGGCGCTTGTCATTCGCTTCCCTGTGCGATATTCTCCCTTCAAGTAATCATTTATTGAAGGATAAACCATGACGCGTATTGCTCTTTTATGTCTCGTACTTTTCTCGCTTTCAGCTTGTTCCGGTTCATGGTCTACCGCGTCTGTCAGCAATGAATCAGGTACAGCGACCGCCCCAGCTAAAAAGAAATCGGCAGCCTTTGTCAGAATCATGACAGAAGATATCACGGATCGTCAATATGAGTCACTGGGCGATATTGAAGTGAATGTCAATAAAACGACAATTTTCCATGCAGACCCAACCAAGGCGATGGTAAATATAGAACTGAAAGAGAAAGCAGCAGAGCTTGGCGCGGATGCAGTAGTTCTCGTGCGTTATGGCACGGTGGGTATAGGCCTCATGAGCTGGGGTTCACTTGATGGCAAAGGCCGCGCGGTTCGTTACTTAGATGAATAATCGATATCTCTGCCTCCTAACGGCATTATTTTTAGCGGCCTGTGCCTCTCCTGCATTGGAGCTCCCTCCCGTAAGTGATGGCCTAGTCGAAAAAGGGCCTATCGAAGGCATTCCAGATGATTGCGAACAAATTTCCACGATTCAAACGCAAATCCGCAAACGCATCGTCGCAATTGAAACAGAGATTGCAAGCTCACGTCAGAAGAATCAAGCACTCGGGTATTTCTCTGGTTGGGTGCCTCCTCTAGCGGCCATGGCAGATTATCATGAAGACGAAAAGATCCAGCATCGCGAACTACAAATGGAAATGGACGCCTTGCGTGTGAGCCATAGGCGTAATGAGTGTCACATTGTGCCGGCTAAACTAAGCCCTAAAAGTTCTCTTTAAACCAACGCAGTATTTGGCCGAAGCTTTTGCCGTTAAAAGTTCCGTGCGAGTGGGCGTGCATCCAGCTATGACTTCCGCGCATTAGGGTGGCATAATTAAGCATCCCAATCGGAGTAGCAAAGGCCGGGCCGCTGGTGGCATCGGCGAGACCTTCAAAACCGTGCGGTGACGCTAAGCGAACTTGCTTATCAAACATCTTATGTGCAAGCTCAGCAACTCCCAGTAACTGACTACCCCCACCGGTTAGAACCATACGATTACCTGCGGCTGGGCCTAAATTTGCGGCATCAAGTGCATCACGGGTCAATTCGAAAACTTCCTCCACACGTGGGCGAATAATATGGTTTAGATGGCTACGTTTTTCCATCGTCGCTTCTTCTTCATTGACCGCACCAATCGGGTAAACTTCAACCATAACCGCGTCATCTGCGGGTGAAACAACCGCGCCGCCATGCACCGTTTTAAGGCGTTCCGATTGCTGGATACTGGTGCTTAAGCCTTGTGCTACATCCTGCGTAATGTGATGGCTGCCGACTCCGACCGAGCCTGTGTAGACCAAACGTCCGGCAGAAAAGACCGAATAACCAGTCGTGAAGGCGCCCATATCGAGCAAGGTGACGCCGAGTTCTTTTTCGTCTTCTTCTAGGCACGCAAGGGCGGAAGCGTAAGCGCTGGCGACAAAGCCTTCCACTTCTAAATGGCAGCGGCCAAGGCAGTGGGTGAGGTTTCGTAATAGATTATCCGGCACCGTCACGAGCAATAAGCTGGCCGTTAGTTTCTCGCCGACCATGCCGCGCGGATTGCGTATGGCTTTTTGCCCATCCAGATCAAAACGGAATGGCATAATATGCAGGATGGTTTCGCCTTCTGGCACAATATTGGCGGCTTCACCAAGGAGGTCTTGTAGATCGCGTTCAGAGATAGGTTCTCTACCTAAATCCAAATCAATCGCAAAATGGCGCGAGCGGATTTGCGGTAAGGTGAGACCTACAAATACTTTTTCAACCTGAACGCCGGCCATTTCTTCTGCTGTGTGGACTGCAGTGACGATCGAGGTTTCCACCTCCGCTGCATCCGTAATGATACCGCCGCGCAACCCCTTAGAAAGCATGTGACCCACGCCCTCAATCTCGATTTTACCTTCAGGCGACATATCCGCAATAAAGCAAACGCTTTTATTACTGCCAATATCCAACACGGCGACCTGACCGCCGCGCACTAACCGATTCGACATGTTCATAATTGCTGGGCAGCCTGTTGGACGAGTTTAATTTTAGGGCGAATAAACATGCGCTCCGGCACGCGCAGGTCGATACTGCTAATGTCCGTGCCTTTAAGCGGTTTGGCACTATGGAGCGTTTCAAGTTGCGCTAAAGCGGCATCGGTATTTTCTTCTGGAAGTTTAATTTCAATACCGCTTGTAAGCCAGAGGTTCCAGCGACGGTTTCCCACAAAAACAGCTGAATCAAATTGCTCTTTTAAGCCGGGCGTCTTGTCGAGCAGCACCATGAGCTTATTCAAATTCATCGGTGCTTTGGAGCCAACAAGCAATGGCAAATGGTTATGTTTAATCGGATCGCCACTACCCATTAACACGCCTTCATCATCGATGAGATGCAGAGATTCGCCTTCTTGCCAAAGCGCGATAGGATAGCGTTCTTGGACATGAATATGCAAGTCATTTGGCAGCTGGCGCACGATTTGGACGCGGCGAATTTGCGGTAATGATTCGAGCCGTTCTTGCAATTTCGGCAATGAGATATCAAGAATCGGCTGCCCGTAAGCCAGTTGGCTATGGTGCAAGATCGCTTGTTTGCTCAAACGATCATGACCAGAAAGGTAAACGTTAGTGAGTTCAAATCCCGCATCGCCTGTTTGCTCGTAAAAAGCCGTGGTGATTTCATTTTTCCACATTGCGGCAGTGCCACTCATAAAGATCCAACCGAGGACGATAAGAACCATACATCCAGCGCTGCCATAGGCGACGAACTTCGCG harbors:
- a CDS encoding outer membrane protein assembly factor BamD: MHWRFLFILVPFFLLTGCSDSVEQEEAELAEVEKLDPVQDLYNDALDSLNESDWKSARKQFEEVERQHPYSVWAKKAQMLGAYAHYKNQDYEEGIAILQRYVQLYPGDEQAAYAYYLIALSYYEQISDVGRDQSMTKDALLALNEVMRRFPKSDYARDATLKKDLTVDHLAGKEMEIGRYYISRKEYLSALKRFKKIVDDYQGTTHVPEALHRMVELYIKLGVIEEAKNYAAVLGHNYPTSEWYEDSYRLMALGGDGKASKGDGFLGLF
- the recN gene encoding DNA repair protein RecN — protein: MLQQLSIANFILVERCQMDFSDGLCVLTGETGAGKSILLGALGLLLGERAAGQPLFDTSQAATLTAEFNLSDSIRTFCEENGLMIEDDNLLLRRQLLPDGKSRAFINDQPVSVALLKMLGEQLMEVHGQQGQRALTDKSIQREMLDRFGRHETLLASVGKAYTDWQKIVATRAAKQAAIEQAAAQEDYFRHIHGELSKLSPQQGEEEDLAVKRRQMMQAEKLGGLLQQAQSELAGANPVEEALARAARLLTRSDSEGENLVLDNLLESLDSAQQSTAEALQYLDSLIMDAGYDPKELDTIETRLFDLRGAARKHKRTVDELANYLIEIDEALKSLDSDESALTGLLAEEKQARSVYEIEAKKLTTLRAKSSEKLAEKVMVELAPLKMGSTQFQVTLTPLEPEHWAIHGMDSLEFTASTNPGTPFGSLAKIASGGELSRFMLALKVVLAENDTDKTLIFDEIDAGTSGAVAEAIGERLSQLGKTGQVMCITHLPQVASQGSTHFKVEKQSDGTQTRTSVIALDDATRRDELAGMLSGKTITDEARKQADIMLRAV
- the ligA gene encoding NAD-dependent DNA ligase LigA, encoding MSTLFETKKPVDGLSEVEATRELIWLALEIAAHDKRYHGQDAPVISDGEYDKLRQRNDAIEARFPHLIRKDSPSNRVGAPSIKGFSKVPHKVPMLSLSNAFSDDDMVDFSDRVKRFLNLEEGVALLAEPKIDGLSFSARYENGKFVRGATRGDGQTGEDITANLRTLESLPKEIPNAPVLLEVRGEVYMSKSDFAALNVAQESAGRDAFANPRNAAAGSLRQLDSTITASRKLSYFAYGWGEIEGDHPTTQEGMLNWFAEMGFMTNPLMQRCENVETYYSLLTEKRAELDYDIDGIVYKVNSLELQQRLGFVARAPRWAIARKFPAEQAQTLLEKIEIQVGRTGALTPVAHLTPITVGGVVVSRATLHNQDEILRKDIREGDTIIIQRAGDVIPQVVEAIIAKRPADSTPYAYPTTCPVCDSHAVREEGEAVLRCTGGLTCEAQAKERLKHFVSRNALDIDGLGDKQIELFYGEGMVHSPFDIFTLGPHRDSLMSREGFGELSVNNLFSAIETARETSLERFIFGLGIRHIGQRNAQLLARHFITAQTWFTAMQREGIAADLINIEGFGEVMAQSVVEFFAEESQCDIVDQLIEVMNIQDAKIITSDSPLAGKTVVFTGTLLKMGRNEAKAKAESLGLKVSSSLSAKTDYLVAGEKAGSKLKKATELGVDIMDENTWLKHIS
- a CDS encoding 50S ribosomal protein L11 methyltransferase; the protein is MAETYLINGDYQGDSTEDNPFASHEYYTTLTVVCEKEAVPMIELVFEEEALSMSHFEKEKGAHWQMEILLPGKRATVELSHISGIHSHTLENLEMQDWVTENQKDFPPLEIGRFYIHGSHLAPKAGAISLEIDAGRAFGTGEHATTAGCILAMQALEDKAFKKIVDVGCGTGILTLAAKHLWADAFVIGGDMDEPSVDTSIENAAKNGMTGLPFVTAGGMQHDKIQAAAPYDLIIANILAGPLVTLAPEMVAGLTDNGMMILSGLLIRQEEEVLAAYEAQGLTCTHRLHRDEWSALTLQR
- the ftsA gene encoding cell division protein FtsA is translated as MNMSNRLVRGGQVAVLDIGSNKSVCFIADMSPEGKIEIEGVGHMLSKGLRGGIITDAAEVETSIVTAVHTAEEMAGVQVEKVFVGLTLPQIRSRHFAIDLDLGREPISERDLQDLLGEAANIVPEGETILHIMPFRFDLDGQKAIRNPRGMVGEKLTASLLLVTVPDNLLRNLTHCLGRCHLEVEGFVASAYASALACLEEDEKELGVTLLDMGAFTTGYSVFSAGRLVYTGSVGVGSHHITQDVAQGLSTSIQQSERLKTVHGGAVVSPADDAVMVEVYPIGAVNEEEATMEKRSHLNHIIRPRVEEVFELTRDALDAANLGPAAGNRMVLTGGGSQLLGVAELAHKMFDKQVRLASPHGFEGLADATSGPAFATPIGMLNYATLMRGSHSWMHAHSHGTFNGKSFGQILRWFKENF
- a CDS encoding FtsQ-type POTRA domain-containing protein, which produces MGKKKPSTRAGQYKQASRQRASRKRRKELSRSAKFVAYGSAGCMVLIVLGWIFMSGTAAMWKNEITTAFYEQTGDAGFELTNVYLSGHDRLSKQAILHHSQLAYGQPILDISLPKLQERLESLPQIRRVQIVRQLPNDLHIHVQERYPIALWQEGESLHLIDDEGVLMGSGDPIKHNHLPLLVGSKAPMNLNKLMVLLDKTPGLKEQFDSAVFVGNRRWNLWLTSGIEIKLPEENTDAALAQLETLHSAKPLKGTDISSIDLRVPERMFIRPKIKLVQQAAQQL